One window of Triticum dicoccoides isolate Atlit2015 ecotype Zavitan chromosome 5A, WEW_v2.0, whole genome shotgun sequence genomic DNA carries:
- the LOC119298005 gene encoding PLASMODESMATA CALLOSE-BINDING PROTEIN 1-like: protein MASHAARLLLLLALAAALAGRSDGAWCVCRTDLPDATLQRTLDYACGSAADCKPIQPNATCFAPDTVKAHCSYAVNSYYQRSGQNPLACVFSNTAVISSTDPSTNGCKYPASATPSAPGSPPPPMAQGPNGDLKDTSGGADVFPVAGAATRAVILACCSLLALYFMA, encoded by the exons ATGGCGTCCCacgcggcgcgcctcctcctgctcCTCGCGCTGGCCGCCGCGCTCGCCGGCCGCTCCG ATGGGGCGTGGTGCGTGTGCCGCACGGACCTGCCGGACGCGACGCTGCAGAGGACGCTGGACTACGCGTGCGGCAGCGCCGCCGACTGCAAGCCCATCCAGCCCAACGCCACCTGCTTCGCGCCGGACACCGTCAAGGCGCACTGCTCCTACGCCGTCAACAGCTACTACCAGCGCAGCGGCCAGAACCCGCTCGCCTGCGTCTTCTCCAACACCGCCGTGATCTCCTCCACCGACCCAA GCACCAACGGCTGCAAGTACCCTGCAAGTGCGACCCCAAG TGCTCCTGGCAGCCCGCCGCCGCCAATGGCGCAAGGTCCGAACGGCGACCTGAAGGACACCAGCGGCGGCGCCGACGTCTTCCCGGTGGCCGGAGCCGCGACGCGGGCGGTGATCCTGGCCTGCTGCTCGCTCCTTGCTCTCTACTTCATGGCGTGA